In the Arthrobacter sp. Soc17.1.1.1 genome, GGCGGTCGAAGATCCGGGTCACGACGTCGTCGTACAGGGACGCGAAGCGCTCCGGGTAGCCCTGCGTGTTGCCCAGCCCGCCGGGGAACAGGGAATCACCCGTGAACAGGTGCGCCGGTCCGTGGGGATCCCGGTAGAGGATCGCGATGGAGCCCGGCGTGTGGCCCCGGAGGTGGATGGCTTCGAGGTCGAAGCCCTCGAAGGAGCCGACGTCGCCGTGCCGTAGCGGGACATCCGTCGGCACGGCGATGTCCTCGACGTCGTCCGCGCCCGCGGCGGTGCGCGCCCTCACGGCCTCCACGACCTCGGCGAGCGCGCGGACGTGGTCCCAGTGCGAGTGCGTGGTGATGACGAGGGCCACGCGGGCCTCGGCGTCCGTGTCCTCCTGGGCATCGGCGAGTAGGCCGAGGATCGCCGGGGCGTCGTCCGCGGCGTCGATGAGCACCTGCGCGCCACTCGACTTCGAGGTGAGGACGTACACGTTGTTGTCCATCTCGGACACCGCGATGCTGCGGATGGTGAGCTCGCTGAGGTCGTGCAGGGGGCCGGTCATGAGCACAGTCTAGGCGCGGCGGGCAGAGGCGGGCACGGGCGGGCACGGGCCGGCACCGGCGGGCAGGATCCCGGCGGGTAGGGTTCGAGGACACGGCGGCTCCCTCCGGCCCCGGCAGCAGATCCTCCCGGAAAGGGGCAGGGCGTGGAGCAGGACATCCCCCGGTGGCTCAGACTCGACCCGCAGAGCGCGGTACCACCCTTCGAGCAGGTCAAGCAGGCCGTCCTGGCGGCCGCCGCCTCGGGAAAGGCCGCCGTGGGGACGCGGCTGCCGCCGGTCCGCGGCCTCGCCACGCACCTCGGCATCGCCGCCAACACCGTCGCCCGGGCGTACCGCGAACTGGAGCAGGCAGGGGTGGTGGAGACCAGAGGCCGGGCCGGCACGGTCATCACCGCCGGGGGAGACGAGGCGCGCCGCCGGGTCGCCGCCGCGGCGGACGACTTCGCCGCCGTGGTGCGGTCCTCGGGGCTGTCCGAGCGCGACGCCGTGGCCGTCGTGCAGGCCGCATTGCGCCGAGCGTGAACGGCGCGCCGGAGGGCGCGGCAACCACGCGGGAAACACTCCATTCGAATATGTCTTCGAAGGCCTTTTCACCTACAGTGGATGAGTGTCTATTGCAAATTCCCTCGAGCAGCACGCCCACAATCCGGAGCCGGCCCCCCAGGACCTGTCCCGGCTGATCGTCAAGGGCGCGCGCGAGCACAACCTGCGCAACGTCGACCTCGACCTGCCGCGCGACGCCATGATCGTGTTCACGGGCCTGTCCGGCTCGGGCAAGTCGTCGCTGGCGTTCGACACCATCTTCGCGGAGGGCCAGCGCCGCTACGTCGAGTCCCTCTCCGCGTACGCCCGGCAGTTCCTCGGCCAGGTGGACAAGCCCGACGTCGACTTCATCGAGGGTCTCTCACCCGCCGTGTCGATCGACCAGAAGTCCACGAGCAAGAACCCCCGGTCCACCGTGGGCACCATCACCGAGATCTACGACTACATGCGCCTGCTCTGGGCGCGCGTCGGCCGCCCCCACTGCCCGGTCTGCGGCGAGCCCGTCGCGAAGCAGACACCCCAGCAGATCGTCGACCAGCTCCTCGAGCTCGACGAGGGCACGCGCTTCCAGATCCTCGCGCCCGTCGTGCGGGCCCGCAAGGGCGAGTTCGTGGACCTCTTCCAGGAGCTCACCGCCAAGGGCTACTCGCGTGCCCGCGTCGACGGCAAGCTCATCCAGCTCAGCGACCCGCCGAAGCTCGGCAAGCAGTACAAGCACACCATCGAGGTCATCATCGACCGCCTCGTGGTCAAGGGCGGCATCCAGCAGCGCCTCACCGACTCCGTCGAGACCGCGCTGAAGCTCGCCGACGGCCGCGTGCTCGCGGAGTTCGTCGACCTGCCCGAGGACGACGCGAAGCGCCTCCACGCCTTCTCCGAGCACCTCGCCTGCCCGAACGAGCACCCGCTGGCCATCGACGAGATCGAACCGCGCTCGTTCTCCTTCAACAACCCCTTCGGCGCGTGCCCGGCCTGCACCGGCATCGGCAGCAAGCTCGAGGTCGACGAGGAGCTCGTGGTCCCGAACCCGGACCTCAGCCTCGCCGAGGGCGCCATCGCCCCGTGGTCACTGGGCACCGCGACGCTCGAGTACTGGACCCGCCTGCTCGAAGGGCTCGCGTCGGAGCTGAGCTTCGACATCACCACCCCCTGGCGGAAGCTCCCCGACCGCGCCCGCGAGGCCGCGCTGTACGGCAAGGACCACAAGGTCGTGGTGCAGTACAAGAACCGCTTCGGCCGGGAACGCAAGTACAGCACCGGCTTCGAGGGTGCCATCCAGTACATCCAGCGCAAGCACGCCGAGACCGAGTCCGACAACGCGCGGGACCGCTACGAGGAGTACATGCGGGAGATCCCGTGCCCCACCTGCGGTGGCGCACGCCTCAACCCGGCGTCGCTCTCGGTGCTCATCAACGGCCGCTCCATCGCCGAGGTCTCCGCGATGCCGATGCGCGACTGCGCCGAGTTCCTCGACAACCTCGTGCTCACCGGCCGTGAGGCGCAGATCGCCAACCAGGTCCTCAAGGAGATCCAGGCGCGCCTGACCTTCCTCCTCGACGTCGGCCTGGAGTACCTCAACCTCGAGCGGGCCTCGGGCACACTCTCCGGCGGCGAGGCGCAGCGCATCCGCCTCGCCACGCAGATCGGCTCCGGCCTCGTCGGCGTGCTCTACGTGCTCGACGAGCCGTCCATCGGGTTGCACCAGCGCGACAACCGCCGGCTCATCGAGACCCTCACGCGCCTGCGGAACCTCGGCAACACGCTCATCGTGGTCGAACACGACGAGGACACCATCGCCGAGGCCGACTGGATCGTGGACATCGGGCCGGGCGCCGGCGAGCACGGGGGAGAGGTGGTCCACTCGGGCCTGCTCGAGGACCTGCTCACCAACGAGCGGTCCCTCACCGGTGACTACCTCTCCGGGCGCCGCAAGATCGAGATCCCGGCGAAGCGCCGCAAGATCGACCGGTCCCGGCAGTTGAAGGTCGTCGGCGCGCGCGAGCACAACCTCGTCAACGTGGATGCCACGATCCCGCTCGGCGTGCTCACCGCCGTCACGGGCGTGAGCGGCTCCGGCAAGTCCACCCTCGTGAACGACATCCTCTACAAGGTCCTCGCCAACAAGCTCAACGGCGCCAAGCAGGTCGCCGGCCGGCACAAGCGCATCGACGGCCTGGAGCACCTCGACAAGGTCATCCATGTCGACCAGAGCCCCATTGGGCGGACGCCCCGGTCCAACCCGGCCACGTACACCGGTGTCTTCGACAACATCCGGAAGCTCTTCGCGGAGACCACGGAGGCCAAGGTCCGCGGCTACCTGCCCGGCCGGTTCTCCTTCAACGTCAAGGGCGGCCGCTGCGAGGCGTGCTCCGGCGACGGCACCCTGAAGATCGAGATGAACTTCCTGCCGGACGTGTACGTGCCCTGCGAGGTGTGCCACGGCGCCCGGTACAACCGCGAGACCCTCGAGGTGCACTACAAGGGCAAGACCATCGCGGACGTGCTCGACATGCCCATCGAGGAGGGCGCGGAGTTCTTCGCCGCGTTCAGCCCGATCGCCCGGCACCTGAACACGCTGGTCGAGGTGGGTCTCGGCTACGTGCGCCTGGGGCAGCCCGCCACGACGCTCTCCGGCGGCGAGGCGCAGCGCGTCAAGCTCGCCAGCGAACTGCAGAAGCGGTCGAACGGGCGGAGTATCTACGTCCTCGACGAACCGACCACCGGCCTGCACTTCGAGGACATCCGCAAGCTCCTCCTCGTGCTGCAGGGCCTCGTGGACAAGGGCAACACCGTGGTGACGATCGAGCACAACCTCGACGTCATCAAGAGCGCCGACTGGGTGATCGACCTCGGACCCGACGGCGGCTCCGGCGGCGGGCAGATCATCGCCACCGGTACGCCCGAGCAGGTCGCACGGATCGAGGCGAGCTACACGGGGACGTTCCTGAAGGAGATCTTCGAGAAGGCGCAGTAGCCCGACCCCGCCGGTCCGGGTATTCCCGGCAGGGCATGCATGACGCGTGCCCTGCCGGTGCTATGGCAAGCTTGCCCGGTGGCACATATGCATTCGCTGATACTCTTCGACCTCGACGGAACGCTTGTCGACCCGGCAGGAGCGATCACCGAGGGCATCGCGGACGCCCTGCGCCGCCACGGCCTCCCGGTGCCCGGAGACGACGCGCTCCGGGCCATGGTGGGTCCGCCCCTCGTCTCCTCGCTCACCGAGCGTGCCGGCGTGCCCGCCTCCCGGGTGCAGGACGTCCTGCGGACCTACCGCACGGGGTACGTGGACACGGGCATGGCACAAAGCCGCCCCTACCCCGGGATCGCCCGCTGCGTCGAGGAGCTGGCGCGTCGCGGCGCGGTGGTCGCGGTCGCCACCCAGAAACCCGAGTGGCTCGCCGAGGAACTCCTCGCCGTACAGGGGCTCAGGCACCTCTTCGCCTCGGTGCACGGCTCCCCGCGGGACGAGACCAGGGCCGCTACCGGCAAGGCGTCGATCATCCGGGCGGCCCTCGAACGGCACCCGGGCGCGGCCGGTTCCGCCGTCATGATCGGCGACCGGCGGCACGACGTCGAGGGTGCCTCCGCGAACGGCCTCCCGTGCATCGGCGTCGGCTGGGGCTTCGCGGCGCCGGGCGAACTGCAGGGCGCGGGGGCCACCGCCGTCGTGCAGACCGCGGACGAGCTGCTGGAGGTGCTCGGTGGGAGTCTATGACCTGACGCGCAGCACCACCCGCGGGCTCATCGCCGGTCTCTGCCGCCCCACGGTCGAGGGCCTGCACCACGTTCCCGCTGACGGTCCGTTCATCGTCGCGGCGAACCACCTCTCCTTCCTCGACAGCGTCCTCGTGCAGGCGCTCATGCCCCGCCCCGTGGCCTTCTTCGCCAAGGCCGAGTACTTCACGGGCGCCGGCGTGAAGGGAGCCCTCATGAAGTCCTTCTTCGAGGGTGTGGGGTCGATCCCCGTCGAACGCGGGCAGCAGGCGGCCAGCGTCCAGGCCCTCAAGACGCTCCTCGACCTGCTGGAGAAGGGGGACGGCGTCGGCATCTACCCGGAGGGGACCCGCTCCCGCGACGGGAGGCTCTACCGGGGACGGACCGGCGTGGGCTGGCTCGCGCTCACCACCGGCGCCCCCGTGGTGCCGGTCGGACTTCTCGGCACCGATGCCCTGCAGCCCGCCGGGAAGAAGGGCATCCGGCCGCAGCACTTCACCCTGCGCGTCGGCCGGCCGCTGGTCTTCGCGAAGACCGGTCCCGGCCACCCGCTGCCCGCCCGGCGCAACGCCACGGACGCCATCATGGACAGCATCGCCGCGCTCACCGGCCAGGACCGGGTGCCGCACTACAACCAGAGCCCGGCCGCCGAGTAGCCCGCCCAGCAGCCGGCCCGCGGCTGAGGCGCGCCCAGGGTAGCCGGCCCGTCCAGCAGCCCGCCCCGGACGGGCGTCAGCGGTCAGCGGAACCGGGCGGCCCGCGTCGGGCCGGGTAGCCGTCCGCACCTAGGATTGACGTGTGGCGAATCCAGTGACATACCGGCCGAAGACCGGCGAGATCCCGCTCGATCCGGGGGTCTACCGGTTCCGGGACGAGCACGGCCGCGTCATCTACGTGGGCAAGGCGAAGAACCTGCGCTCCCGCCTCAACTCCTACTTCGCGAACCCGCAGGGCCTGCTCCCCAAGACCCGCAGCATGGTCTTCACCGCGGCGAGCGTCGAATGGACGGTCGTGGGCAGCGAGCTCGAGGCGCTGCAGCTCGAGTACACGTGGATCAAGGAGTTCGACCCGCGGTTCAACATCATGTTCCGCGACGACAAGTCCTACCCGTATCTCGCCGTCACCATGGGGGAGAAGTACCCCCGCGTGCAGGTCATGCGCGGCGATAAGAAGAAGGACACGCGCTACTTCGGCCCGTTCTACCCGGCGAAGGCCATCCGCGAGACGGTCGACACCATGATCCGCGTCTTCCCGGTCAGGACCTGCAGCGCCGGGGTGTTCAAGCGCGCCGAACGGACCGGCAGGCCCTGCCTCCTCGGGTACATCGACAAGTGCTCCGCGCCGTGCGTGGGTCGCATCAGCCCCGAGGACCACAAGGCCCTCGCCGCGGACTTCTGCGACTTCATGTCCGGCGAGGCCAAGAAGTTCATCTCCGGGCTCGAGAAGAAGATGGCCGAGGCCGTCCAGGAACTCGACTACGAGTCCGCAGCGCGCCTCCGCGACGACATCGCGGCCCTCCGCCGCGTCTTCGAACGCAACACCGTCGTGCTCAGCGAGGACACGGACGCCGACATCTTCGCGATCAGGGAGGACGAGCTCGAGGCGGCAGCCCAGGTCTTCCACGTACGCGGCGGGCGCATCCGCGGCCAGCGCGGCTGGGTCGTGGAGAAGGTCGAGGACATGGACACCCCCGACCTCGTGGAACACCTGCTGCAGCAGGTCTACGGCGAGGGCAGCAGCAGCAACGAGCAGATCCCGCGCGAGGTCCTCGTCCCCGTGCTGCCGAGCAACTCCGACCAGATGCTCGAGTGGCTCCGCGGCCTGCGCGGCGCGCGCGTGGACGTGCGCGTGCCGCAGCGCGGGGACAAGGCCACCCTCATGGGCACGGTGGAGCAGAACGCCGCCGAGGCGCTCCGCCTGCACAAGAGCCGCCGCGCCGGCGACATCACCACCCGGTCCACGGCGCTGCAGGAGCTCCAGGAGGCCCTCGACCTGCCCCAGCCGCTCATGCGCATCGAGTGCTTCGACATCTCCCACGTGCAGGGCACCAACGTCGTCGCGTCGATGGTCGTCGTCGAGGACGGCCTGCCGCGCAAGTCCGAGTACCGGAAGTTCTCCATCACGGGCGACGCCGCCCGGGACGACACCGCCTCCATGTACGACGTCATCCACCGCCGGTTCCGCAACTACCTCGCGGGGAAGGCGGGCCCCGCGGTGGACGCCGCGGCCCCCGACCCGGAGACCGACCCCGTCGACGACGATGCGTCGGTCCTCGCGCACCCGGCCGTGGACGAGCCGTCCGGCGGGCCGCTGCAGGACACGACGACGGCGATCACCCGCAACCGGTTCGCCTACCCGCCGAACCTCGTGGTCGTCGACGGCGGCCCGCCGCAGGTCGCCGCGGCGTCGCGGGCGCTGGCCGACCTGGGGATCGACGACGTCTTCGTGATCGGCCTCGCCAAGCGCCTCGAGGAGGTGTGGATCCAGGACAGCGAGTTCCCGGTGATCCTCCCGCGCGCCTCGGAGGGGCTGTTCATGCTGCAGCGCATCCGCGACGAGGCGCACCGCTTCGCCATCACGTTCCACCGCCAGAAGCGCGGCAAGTCGATGACGGCCTCGGCGCTCGACGAGATCGCCGGGCTCGGGCCCGCCAAGCGCAAGGCCCTGCTCAAGCACTTCGGGTCGGTCAAGAAGATTCGGGCGGCCACCGTCGAGGAGCTCGTCGAGGTGCCCGGCGTGGGCCCCACCCTCGCCGAGACGATCCGCACGTCCCTCGCCGTCGCACCCGAGGACGCGCCCGCCCCGGCCGTGAACATGGCCACGGGCGAGATCATCGAAGATTAGCTAGGCTGAAGGCGCGGCCGCAGGCGCCGCGCCACCCCAGGGCAGGCCGGGAGACCGGCTGCCCCGTCGAGCCGGAACGGATGCACCACGATGACTGAGGCCACGAGCCTGACTCCGGTCGAACCCGCCGAATCCGAGCTGCTGGTGGTGACCGGCATGTCGGGGGCCGGCCGCAGCACGGCCGCGAACGCCCTCGAGGACCACGGGTGGTACGTGGTGGAGAACCTCCCGCCGCAGATGCTCACCACGCTGACGGAGCTCGTCGCGCGGACGCCCGAGACCATCCCCAAGCTGGCCGTCGTCGTCGACGTGCGCGGCAAGGAGCTCTTCCGCGACATCCAGGCGTCCCTCGCGGGACTCCGCTCCGCCGGCGTGAAGTACCGGGTGCTGTTCCTCGACGCCGACGACGCCGTGCTGGTGCGGCGCTTCGAGCAGGGCCGCCGGCCGCACCCGCTGCAGGGCGACGGCCGCATCCTCGACGGGATCGCCGCCGAACGCGAGGTGCTGAAGGAACTGAAGCACTCCTCGGACGACGTGATCGACACGACCGACCTCAATGTGCACGCCCTGGCCACCAAGGTCACGGAGCTGTTCTCCGAGTCCGGGCCGATCGTGCTGCGGCTGAACGTCATGAGCTTCGGCTTCA is a window encoding:
- a CDS encoding MBL fold metallo-hydrolase, with protein sequence MTGPLHDLSELTIRSIAVSEMDNNVYVLTSKSSGAQVLIDAADDAPAILGLLADAQEDTDAEARVALVITTHSHWDHVRALAEVVEAVRARTAAGADDVEDIAVPTDVPLRHGDVGSFEGFDLEAIHLRGHTPGSIAILYRDPHGPAHLFTGDSLFPGGLGNTQGYPERFASLYDDVVTRIFDRLPDDTVVHPGHGRGTTLGAERGSLPEWKQRGW
- a CDS encoding GntR family transcriptional regulator, translated to MEQDIPRWLRLDPQSAVPPFEQVKQAVLAAAASGKAAVGTRLPPVRGLATHLGIAANTVARAYRELEQAGVVETRGRAGTVITAGGDEARRRVAAAADDFAAVVRSSGLSERDAVAVVQAALRRA
- the uvrA gene encoding excinuclease ABC subunit UvrA: MSIANSLEQHAHNPEPAPQDLSRLIVKGAREHNLRNVDLDLPRDAMIVFTGLSGSGKSSLAFDTIFAEGQRRYVESLSAYARQFLGQVDKPDVDFIEGLSPAVSIDQKSTSKNPRSTVGTITEIYDYMRLLWARVGRPHCPVCGEPVAKQTPQQIVDQLLELDEGTRFQILAPVVRARKGEFVDLFQELTAKGYSRARVDGKLIQLSDPPKLGKQYKHTIEVIIDRLVVKGGIQQRLTDSVETALKLADGRVLAEFVDLPEDDAKRLHAFSEHLACPNEHPLAIDEIEPRSFSFNNPFGACPACTGIGSKLEVDEELVVPNPDLSLAEGAIAPWSLGTATLEYWTRLLEGLASELSFDITTPWRKLPDRAREAALYGKDHKVVVQYKNRFGRERKYSTGFEGAIQYIQRKHAETESDNARDRYEEYMREIPCPTCGGARLNPASLSVLINGRSIAEVSAMPMRDCAEFLDNLVLTGREAQIANQVLKEIQARLTFLLDVGLEYLNLERASGTLSGGEAQRIRLATQIGSGLVGVLYVLDEPSIGLHQRDNRRLIETLTRLRNLGNTLIVVEHDEDTIAEADWIVDIGPGAGEHGGEVVHSGLLEDLLTNERSLTGDYLSGRRKIEIPAKRRKIDRSRQLKVVGAREHNLVNVDATIPLGVLTAVTGVSGSGKSTLVNDILYKVLANKLNGAKQVAGRHKRIDGLEHLDKVIHVDQSPIGRTPRSNPATYTGVFDNIRKLFAETTEAKVRGYLPGRFSFNVKGGRCEACSGDGTLKIEMNFLPDVYVPCEVCHGARYNRETLEVHYKGKTIADVLDMPIEEGAEFFAAFSPIARHLNTLVEVGLGYVRLGQPATTLSGGEAQRVKLASELQKRSNGRSIYVLDEPTTGLHFEDIRKLLLVLQGLVDKGNTVVTIEHNLDVIKSADWVIDLGPDGGSGGGQIIATGTPEQVARIEASYTGTFLKEIFEKAQ
- a CDS encoding HAD hydrolase-like protein; protein product: MHSLILFDLDGTLVDPAGAITEGIADALRRHGLPVPGDDALRAMVGPPLVSSLTERAGVPASRVQDVLRTYRTGYVDTGMAQSRPYPGIARCVEELARRGAVVAVATQKPEWLAEELLAVQGLRHLFASVHGSPRDETRAATGKASIIRAALERHPGAAGSAVMIGDRRHDVEGASANGLPCIGVGWGFAAPGELQGAGATAVVQTADELLEVLGGSL
- a CDS encoding lysophospholipid acyltransferase family protein; translated protein: MGVYDLTRSTTRGLIAGLCRPTVEGLHHVPADGPFIVAANHLSFLDSVLVQALMPRPVAFFAKAEYFTGAGVKGALMKSFFEGVGSIPVERGQQAASVQALKTLLDLLEKGDGVGIYPEGTRSRDGRLYRGRTGVGWLALTTGAPVVPVGLLGTDALQPAGKKGIRPQHFTLRVGRPLVFAKTGPGHPLPARRNATDAIMDSIAALTGQDRVPHYNQSPAAE
- the uvrC gene encoding excinuclease ABC subunit UvrC, with protein sequence MANPVTYRPKTGEIPLDPGVYRFRDEHGRVIYVGKAKNLRSRLNSYFANPQGLLPKTRSMVFTAASVEWTVVGSELEALQLEYTWIKEFDPRFNIMFRDDKSYPYLAVTMGEKYPRVQVMRGDKKKDTRYFGPFYPAKAIRETVDTMIRVFPVRTCSAGVFKRAERTGRPCLLGYIDKCSAPCVGRISPEDHKALAADFCDFMSGEAKKFISGLEKKMAEAVQELDYESAARLRDDIAALRRVFERNTVVLSEDTDADIFAIREDELEAAAQVFHVRGGRIRGQRGWVVEKVEDMDTPDLVEHLLQQVYGEGSSSNEQIPREVLVPVLPSNSDQMLEWLRGLRGARVDVRVPQRGDKATLMGTVEQNAAEALRLHKSRRAGDITTRSTALQELQEALDLPQPLMRIECFDISHVQGTNVVASMVVVEDGLPRKSEYRKFSITGDAARDDTASMYDVIHRRFRNYLAGKAGPAVDAAAPDPETDPVDDDASVLAHPAVDEPSGGPLQDTTTAITRNRFAYPPNLVVVDGGPPQVAAASRALADLGIDDVFVIGLAKRLEEVWIQDSEFPVILPRASEGLFMLQRIRDEAHRFAITFHRQKRGKSMTASALDEIAGLGPAKRKALLKHFGSVKKIRAATVEELVEVPGVGPTLAETIRTSLAVAPEDAPAPAVNMATGEIIED
- the rapZ gene encoding RNase adapter RapZ, producing MTEATSLTPVEPAESELLVVTGMSGAGRSTAANALEDHGWYVVENLPPQMLTTLTELVARTPETIPKLAVVVDVRGKELFRDIQASLAGLRSAGVKYRVLFLDADDAVLVRRFEQGRRPHPLQGDGRILDGIAAEREVLKELKHSSDDVIDTTDLNVHALATKVTELFSESGPIVLRLNVMSFGFKYGLPADANYVADVRFIPNPHWVPVLRPQTGLDAPVRDYVLGAQGAGDFIERYVNALIPVLDGYRRENKHYATIAVGCTGGKHRSVAVTEEIAQRLAQLPGVQVAAHHRDLGRE